In a single window of the Hippoglossus hippoglossus isolate fHipHip1 chromosome 7, fHipHip1.pri, whole genome shotgun sequence genome:
- the si:ch73-70k4.1 gene encoding uncharacterized protein si:ch73-70k4.1 has translation MDENQTKSKLKRRKSSVEKPQVESCSRDRERSMDITEESCGSVDPAAAWWSREELPAVESLWAITLKSALPYLQDQHWHLVPDLPNPSAARPAAQQLGEQWWCDVREEVAPLPEPAPPSPRTLSSPDPLGRCSPQKDVSVHTKPAAHTSDTQFFSHSIGRTAPQALGKRQWSSLHSREEAASSAGCSSVRGEEGGGGGEQDEAVGLVKRQLLTNQVKERVNEEEVVMDKEEEEELGTVRGDGGAAGGGGGGGERLQSCPMCLIVFHVGFTQMDCDSHLAQCLSEMNVDMTW, from the exons ATGGATGAAAATCAAACCAAGTCCAAACTGAAACGGAGGAAATCGAGTGTGGAGAAGCCGCAGGTGGAGTCATGTTCccgggacagagagagaagcatgGACATTACAGAGGAGAGCTGTGG GTCAGTGGATCCTGCAGCGGCGtggtggagcagagaggagctgccTGCAGTGGAGAGTCTGTGGGCGATCACACTGAAGTCTGCTCTGCCCTACCTGCAGGACCAGCACTGGCACCTGGTCCCTGATCTTCCAAATCCGTCTGCAGCG AGACCTGCAGCACAACAGTTAGGTGAACAATGGTGGTGTGACGTCAGAGAAGAGGTGGCCCCTCTCCCCGAACCCGCTCCACCTTCTCCGAGGACTTTGTCGAGTCCAGATCCTCTCGGACGCTGCTCCCCTCAGAAGGATGTCTCAGTACACACCAAACCTGCAGCGcacacctctgacacacagtTCTTCTCTCACAGCATTGGCAGAACAGCACCTCAAGCCCTCGGCAAAAGACAGTGGTCATCCCTCCACAGCCGAGAGGAAGCGGCATCATCAGCAGGATGCTCAAGTGTTaggggagaagagggggggggaggaggagagcaagaTGAAGCAGTTGGACTGGTGAAAAGACAGCTTCTCACAAAccaggtgaaggagagagtaaatgaagaggaggtggtgatggataaagaggaagaggaggagctggggactgtcagaggagatggaggagctgcaggaggaggaggaggaggaggagaaaggctGCAGAGCTGCCCCATGTGCCTGATTGTGTTTCATGTTGG GTTCACACAGATGGACTGTGACAGCCACCTGGCCCAGTGTCTGTCGGAGATGAACGTGGACATGACCTGGTGA